TCGGCTCCCGCCGCCTGGCTCACGCTCGTCGGCGGCTGGACGCTCCCCCACAGCCCGCCCCTCGTGTGGACGGCGTTCGTGCTCGCCACGATCGCGCTCCCCGCTCTCTTGCCGGCGTTCGCCGAGGTGATCCCCAAGCGATCGGGGATCTCCAAACGGACCCACATCCGCGCCGTCGGACGGGGCTTCCTCCTCGCCGCCTCCCAGATCGCGCTCGGTACCACGTTCATCGCCCATCAGGCCTGGCTCATGAGCGACGCGATCGCCCGGACGCTCGTTCGCCTGTGCGTGACCCGCCGACGGCTGCTCGAGTGGATGACCGCCGCCCAGGCCAAGTCGGGACTGGCCCTCGACGTCACCGGCGTGTATCGACGGATGCGCGGCGCACCACTCCTGGCCACCGCGGGCGGAGCACTGGTGGCCCTCGGGCGACCCGACAGCTGGGTGGTGGCCACCCCGTTCGTCTTGCTCTGGGGACTCTCACCGCTGGTGGCCCGATGGATCAGCCAGCCGCCGGGCGCGTCCCCGACTCCGCTCCTGTCGCGGCCGCAGGCCCGAATCCTGCGCTCGACCGCGCGCCGCACCTGGCGGTTCTTCGACGCCTTCGTCGGTCCGGACGACACCTTCCTGCCGCCGGACAACTTCCAGGAGGATCCGAAGCCTGTTGTCGCGCATCGCACGTCTCCCACCAATATCGGCCTCTCCCTGCTGGCGACGGTCGCCGCGCGCGATTTCGGCTGGATTGGCAGTCTGGAGACCGTCGAACGGCTCGAGGTCACGCTGGCGACGATGGGCCGCCTCGAGCGCTTCCGAGGCCACTTCTACAACTGGTATGACACGGGTGGACTGTGCCCGCTGGAACCGCGCTACGTGTCGACCGTGGACAGCGGCAATCTCGCCGGTCATCTCCTCGCGCTCGGCAATGCCTGTCGCAGCGCGCTCCATCACTCGCTGCTGGATCGCGAAGCGTTCGGCGGAATCGAGGACGCGCTTCTGCTCGTCCAGGAGGCCGCCAGCGGCCTGGCCGACCACCGCCGGACGCAGATGGTCACGCTCGGCCATCTCGATGAGGCCTGCCGGGCGCTGGCCGCGGATCTCCGCGACCCGCCGGCGGACCCGGTGGGCTGGGCCGGCCGCCTCCGTCGGCTCGCCGTCGAGGCCGAGACGCTCGTGGACGTCGCGCGCGCCCTGACGGCCGAGCGCGGCGACCGCGAGGACTCCGACCTCCTGGTCTGGGCCCTGGCGGCGCGCGCCACCATCGCGAGCCACGAGCGCGACCTCGAGACGATCATGCCGTGGGCGCCGCACCTCGAAGCCGTCCTGACCGAGCTCGCGAACGCGTCCCCCGAGGCCGGGCGGGCGATCGGGGCTCTCCTGTCCGCCCCGTCGACCCCGGCCGACCTGGCCGACCGCTGCCAGGCCGCGATCAGCGAGCTCGCGACCCTGCGCGGGGACCTGCCGCCCGACGGATCGGCGCGCGGGGCGGCGATCGCGCGCCTGGACCAGGCCATCGAAGGACTGGAGCGCTCTTCCGCGGCTTCCCGAATGCTCGTCCACCGACTGTTGGAGATCGCCCGCCTCACCAAGGACCTGTTCGATGCGATGCAGTTCGGATTCCTCTTCGATTCCACTCGCCAGCTCTTCTCGATCGGCTACCGCGTCACCGACGGCAGCCCCGACCCGGGCGCGTACGACCTTCTCGCCTCCGAAGCGCGGCTGGCCAGCTTCATCGCGATCGCCAAGGGAGACGTTCCCGTCTCGCACTGGTTCCGGCTCGGCCGCCCGATGACCCCGGTCGGGCTCGGGTCGGCGCTCGTGTCCTGGTCCGGCTCGATGTTCGAGTACTTGATGCCCGCGCTCATCATGCGCTCGCCGTCGGGCAGCCTGCTTCAGCAGACGTATCGCTTCGTCGTCCGGCGTCAAGTGAGTTACGGCGAAGAGCACGGGGTTCCCTGGGGGATCTCCGAGTCGGCGTACAACGTGCGCGACCTGGACCTGACGTACCAGTACTCGAATTTCGGGGTCCCGGGCCTGGGTCTCGAGCGGGGCCTCAGCGAGAACCTGGTCGTCGCGCCGTACGCGAGCGCTCTGGCCGCGATGGTCGATCCCGTGGCCGCCGCCCGGAACTTCTCACGCCTCGCCGAAGTGGGCGCCCGGGGGGCGTACGGCTTCTACGAGGCGCTCGACTACACGCGATCGCGGCTCCCGGGAGGGACGCGGATGGCGATCGTTCGCGCCTACATGGCGCACCACCAGGGCATGACCCTCGTCGCGCTGGCGGATGTCCTCCGAGACGGAGTGATGCGCGCGCGATTCCACGCCGAGCCCATCATCCAGGCCACCGAACTGCTCCTGCAGGAGCGCGCCCCTTGGGACGTCGCGGTCGCGCGACCTCGGGTGGAGGAAGTGCAGGCCCCGGCCCATGTCCGCGACTTCGCGGTTCCGGTCTTCCGGCAATTCACATCGCCGCACGACCCGGCTCCGCGGACGCACCTGCTCTCCAACGGGCGATACGTGGTGATGCTGACGACCGCGGGTTCGGGCTACAGCCGGTGCGCGGGCCTCGGGATCACCCGATGGCGCGAGGACGTCACGCGGGATCACTGGGGGACGTACCTCTTTCTGCGGGACGTCCAGACCGGCGCGGTCTGGTCGGCCGGGTACCAGCCGACCGGCGTCGAGCCGGACGCCTATCGGGCGACGTTCTCCGAAGACCGCGCCGAGTTCCATCGGCGCGACGGCGCGATCACGACCACGCTCGAGGTGCTGGTCTCCCCGGAAGACGACGCCGAGATCCGCCGCGTCTCGGTCACGAATCTCGGGGTGCAGGCGCGAGAGATCGAGCTGACGTCCTACGCCGAGCTCGTGTTGGCGCCACCGTCGGCGGACGCCGCGCACCCGGCGTTTTCCAACCTCTTCGTCCAGACGGAATCGCTGCCCGACCTCGGGGCTCTGCTGGCCACTCGCCGCGTCCGGTCGGCGGCGGAGCCGACCGTCTGGGCGGCCCACGTCGTCGTCGTCGAGGGTCAGGCCGGTGGTGGCGCCCAGTACGAAACCGACCGCGGGCGGTTCCTCGGGCGGGGGCGGGGAATCCGCACGCCGCTGTCGGTGATCGACGACCGGCCACTCTCGAACACGGCGGGCTCGGTGCTCGATCCGATCTTCAGCCTCAGGCGGCGGGTTCGACTCGGACCGGGCGAGAGCGCCCGCCTCAGCTTTTCCACGCTCGTCGCCGCCTCACGCGAGGCGGCCGTGGCGATGGCTGACAAGTATCGCGACCCGGCGACGTTCGAGCGCACGGTCACGCTGGCCTGGACGCAGGCCCAGGTCCAGCTCCAGCATCTCGGGGTCGGCACGGACGAGGCTCATCTCTTCCAGGAGCTGGCGAGTCGGATCCTCTACTCCAACGCGACGCTGCGGCCCTCCGCCGACGTGCTGAAGCGCAACACGGCGGGTCCCTCGGCTCTCTGGGCCCACCGGATCTCCGGTGACCTCCCGATCGTCCTCGTCCGCATCGACGAGCCGGAGGATCGAGGGATCGTCCGACAACTCCTCCGCGCTCACGAGTACTGGCGTCTGAAGGGACTGGCGGTCGATCTCGTCATCCTGAACGAGGAGGCTCACTCCTACACGGAGGAGCTCCAGGCCTCCTTGGAGGCGCTGGTTCGAGCGAGCCAGTCGGCGTCGCGCCACGAGCAACACGCGACACACGGGAGCGTCTTCATCCTGCGGAGGGATCGCCTCTCGCCGAAGGAGCGCAGTGCCCTGCTGGCGGTTGCCCGAGCCGTCCTCCTGAGTCGCCACGGCACCCTCGCGGAGCAGCTCGCGCGGACGCACTCGCCCCGGGGCCCGGTCGCGCCCGCGCCCCGCCGCCCGCCCAGAGAGGGGTCGTCCGTCGACGGGCCGCCTCCCCGCCCCGAATTGGAGTTCTACAACGGCCTGGGGGGCTTCGTCGACGACGGGCGCGAATACGCCATGGTCTTCGGGGAGGGGCAATGGACGCCGGCGCCCTGGATCAACGTCGTCGCCAACCCCACCTTCGGCTTCCAGGTCTCCGAATCCGGCGCCGGGTTCCCCTGGTCGCTCAACAGCCGGGAGAACCAGCTGACCGCGTGGTCCAACGATCCGGTCAGCGACCCGCCGGGCGAGACGATCTATGTCCGGGATGAAGAGACCGGCGCGCTGTGGGGGCCGACCATGCTCCCCATCCGGGAGGACGCGTGGCCCTATGTCGCCCGGCATGGCCAGGGCTACAGCCGCTTCGAGCACACGTCCCACGGGATCTCCCTGCATCTCCTCCAGTTCGTGCCCCTGGCCGACCCGGTCAAGATCTCCCGGCTGACGCTCGAGAACCGGTCCGGCAGGTCCCGGCGTCTCTCGGTGACGGCGTACGTCGAGTGGGTGCTGGGCGTTTCGCGAAGCGCCGCGGCGCCGGTCATCGTCACCGAGGTCGATCGGGACACGCTGGCGCTGTTCGCGCGCAACGCCGGAAACCTGGACTTCGGCGGTCGCGTCGCGTTCGCCGACCTCGGGGGTCGTCAGACCGCGTGGACCGGCGATCGGACCGAGGTCCTGGGTCGCCACGGGACGCTCGATCATCCCGCGCTGCTGGAACGAGGGAACCGCCCGTCCGGTCGGGTCGGCGCCGGTCTCGACCCGTGCGCTGCGCTTCAAACCGTCATCGAGCTGCCGCCCGGCGAGCGTGAGGACGTCGTGTTCTTCCTCGGCCAGGCCGCGACCGCCGACGACGCGCGCGCGCTGCTCACTCGCTATCGCGCGGCCGACCTCGATGTCACGTTGCAGGCCGTCAGAACTCGGTGGGACGACATCGTCGGCGCCATCCAGGTCCGGACGCCGGACCGCTCCCTGGACATCATGCTGAACCGGTGGCTCCTTTACCAGACGCTCGCCTGCCGGGTCTGGGCCCGGTCGGCCTTCTACCAGGCCGGTGGCGCGTACGGCTTTCGCGACCAGCTCCAGGACGTGATGGCCTTGACCGTCGCCCACCGGGACGTCGCGCGCGAGCACCTCCTCCGGGCCGCCGGCCGCCAGTTCGTGGAGGGCGACGTCCAGCACTGGTGGCATCCCCCCGCCGGCCGGGGGGTGCGCACCCGGATCTCCGACGACCCGGTCTGGCTGCCCTACGCCGTCACCCACTACGTCGAGGCCACGGGCGACGCGACCGTGCTGGACGACGTCGTTCCCTTCCTCGAGGGGCCGCCCCTGGCGACGGGCCAGGCCGACGCGTACTTCGAGCCCGGCGTCTCCGCCGAGCGCAGCACGGTGTTCGAGCACTGCGCTCGCGCGCTCGACCGGAGCCTGGCGGTCGGTGGGCACGGTCTTCCCCTGATCGGCACGGGAGACTGGAACGACGGCATGAACCACGTCGGGCCCGAAGGGCGTGGAGAGAGCGTGTGGCTCGGCTGGTTCCTGCATACGACCCTCTGGGAATTCGCGCGGTGGGCCGAGGCCCGCGGCGAACACGCGCGCGCCGACCGGTGGCGCGCTCATGTGCGCGCTCTCAAGGCCGCCCTCGAACGAGAGGCGTGGGACGGAGACTGGTACCGCCGCGCCTTCTTCGACGACGGAAGCCCGCTCGGCTCCACCGTCAACGCGGAATGTCGCATCGATTCGATCGCGCAGTCGTGGGGAGTGCTCTCGGGCGCCGCCGAGCCCCAGCGCGCGGCGCGCGCGATGGCCGCCGTCGAGGAGTATCTGGTCCGGCGCGGCCAGGAGCTGGTCCTCCTGTTCACCCCGCCGTTCGACCGCTCGCCGCTCGAGCCCGGCTACATCAAAGGCTACCCCCCGGGCGTCCGCGAGAACGGCGGCCAGTACACCCACGCCGCGATCTGGTCGGTGATGGCGTTCGCGGCCCTCGGTGACGGCGACCGAGCGAACGAGCTCTTCTCGATCCTGAATCCGATCAACCGCGCGAGCACCCGGGCCGGCGTCCATCGGTACAAGGTCGAGCCCTATGTCGCG
The sequence above is drawn from the Candidatus Methylomirabilota bacterium genome and encodes:
- a CDS encoding glucoamylase family protein, producing MPELRASLLLRDLASPAVSSAPMPESPDPIRAELFSAERLEQHAESLARQRTLAEGEAGRPLSQRVRDSGRVLLQSYRAIAAVIREEGAITPAAEWFVDNFHIVEDVLREVREDLPVGFYRQLPKLADGPLQGYPRVLGLAWGFVAHTDSRFEPETLQRVVRAFQRVQPLTIGELWAVPIALRMVLLENLRRLAERIVKGRAARHDADALADDLLGLGGRPRRPLAFQQLEAADLPIAFTVQLVQRLREQDPESTPAVSWLNQQLSGSRTSPDELVRFEHQSQAAMNVTVRNLITSMRTMSTFDWAEFFESVSLVDDVLRAGSHFGAMDFTTRDRYRHAIEDLARGSRQSELEVTRRAIARAQRGPPVPRPSGVPPADRCEDPGYYLISRGRPLLEKEIGYRVPVRRWLLRTYVRRAAPSYLGSIGLVTGLLLALPLLAAHTAGMSPLALVLLGLVALVPASDLAVALINRAVTELLGPRPLPRLELRGGIPSTLRTLVVMPTLLTSEAEIEEHIARLEIHHLANPDGAIHFALLSDWIDAPTETLPEDDRLLAAAIDGIARLNRRNGPAPDAGARFFLLHRRRVWSEGEGKWMGWERKRGKLDELNRLLRGANDTTFMATRGRRPDVPAAVRYVITLDADTHLPRGAALRLVGTMAHPLNRPAFDARVGRVVDGYAVLQPRVTPTMPTDRDKSLFQRIYAGPAGIDPYAAAISDVYQDLFGEGSYTGKGIYDVEAFAAALEGRAPENALLSHDLFEGIFARAGLVTDIEVFEEFPTDYEVAAARQHRWARGDWQLLPWIVGRDAAAGMPRTRIPVIGLWKIIDNLRRTLSAPAAWLTLVGGWTLPHSPPLVWTAFVLATIALPALLPAFAEVIPKRSGISKRTHIRAVGRGFLLAASQIALGTTFIAHQAWLMSDAIARTLVRLCVTRRRLLEWMTAAQAKSGLALDVTGVYRRMRGAPLLATAGGALVALGRPDSWVVATPFVLLWGLSPLVARWISQPPGASPTPLLSRPQARILRSTARRTWRFFDAFVGPDDTFLPPDNFQEDPKPVVAHRTSPTNIGLSLLATVAARDFGWIGSLETVERLEVTLATMGRLERFRGHFYNWYDTGGLCPLEPRYVSTVDSGNLAGHLLALGNACRSALHHSLLDREAFGGIEDALLLVQEAASGLADHRRTQMVTLGHLDEACRALAADLRDPPADPVGWAGRLRRLAVEAETLVDVARALTAERGDREDSDLLVWALAARATIASHERDLETIMPWAPHLEAVLTELANASPEAGRAIGALLSAPSTPADLADRCQAAISELATLRGDLPPDGSARGAAIARLDQAIEGLERSSAASRMLVHRLLEIARLTKDLFDAMQFGFLFDSTRQLFSIGYRVTDGSPDPGAYDLLASEARLASFIAIAKGDVPVSHWFRLGRPMTPVGLGSALVSWSGSMFEYLMPALIMRSPSGSLLQQTYRFVVRRQVSYGEEHGVPWGISESAYNVRDLDLTYQYSNFGVPGLGLERGLSENLVVAPYASALAAMVDPVAAARNFSRLAEVGARGAYGFYEALDYTRSRLPGGTRMAIVRAYMAHHQGMTLVALADVLRDGVMRARFHAEPIIQATELLLQERAPWDVAVARPRVEEVQAPAHVRDFAVPVFRQFTSPHDPAPRTHLLSNGRYVVMLTTAGSGYSRCAGLGITRWREDVTRDHWGTYLFLRDVQTGAVWSAGYQPTGVEPDAYRATFSEDRAEFHRRDGAITTTLEVLVSPEDDAEIRRVSVTNLGVQAREIELTSYAELVLAPPSADAAHPAFSNLFVQTESLPDLGALLATRRVRSAAEPTVWAAHVVVVEGQAGGGAQYETDRGRFLGRGRGIRTPLSVIDDRPLSNTAGSVLDPIFSLRRRVRLGPGESARLSFSTLVAASREAAVAMADKYRDPATFERTVTLAWTQAQVQLQHLGVGTDEAHLFQELASRILYSNATLRPSADVLKRNTAGPSALWAHRISGDLPIVLVRIDEPEDRGIVRQLLRAHEYWRLKGLAVDLVILNEEAHSYTEELQASLEALVRASQSASRHEQHATHGSVFILRRDRLSPKERSALLAVARAVLLSRHGTLAEQLARTHSPRGPVAPAPRRPPREGSSVDGPPPRPELEFYNGLGGFVDDGREYAMVFGEGQWTPAPWINVVANPTFGFQVSESGAGFPWSLNSRENQLTAWSNDPVSDPPGETIYVRDEETGALWGPTMLPIREDAWPYVARHGQGYSRFEHTSHGISLHLLQFVPLADPVKISRLTLENRSGRSRRLSVTAYVEWVLGVSRSAAAPVIVTEVDRDTLALFARNAGNLDFGGRVAFADLGGRQTAWTGDRTEVLGRHGTLDHPALLERGNRPSGRVGAGLDPCAALQTVIELPPGEREDVVFFLGQAATADDARALLTRYRAADLDVTLQAVRTRWDDIVGAIQVRTPDRSLDIMLNRWLLYQTLACRVWARSAFYQAGGAYGFRDQLQDVMALTVAHRDVAREHLLRAAGRQFVEGDVQHWWHPPAGRGVRTRISDDPVWLPYAVTHYVEATGDATVLDDVVPFLEGPPLATGQADAYFEPGVSAERSTVFEHCARALDRSLAVGGHGLPLIGTGDWNDGMNHVGPEGRGESVWLGWFLHTTLWEFARWAEARGEHARADRWRAHVRALKAALEREAWDGDWYRRAFFDDGSPLGSTVNAECRIDSIAQSWGVLSGAAEPQRAARAMAAVEEYLVRRGQELVLLFTPPFDRSPLEPGYIKGYPPGVRENGGQYTHAAIWSVMAFAALGDGDRANELFSILNPINRASTRAGVHRYKVEPYVAAADVYAESPHVGRGGWTWYTGSAGWMYRAGIEWLLGFRLRGAVLHLDPCIPRAWRRFEITFHYHASRYEITVENPHGVTRGISGVEVDGAPLASGRAGLPLTDDGATHRVRVVLG